One stretch of Chitinophaga pendula DNA includes these proteins:
- a CDS encoding OmpA family protein yields MKNLNAIVAIVLSMTMLFGCKTWQGLDNTKKGAAIGTGGGAAVGAVIGKAAGNTALGAIIGAVVGGGAGVLIGKKMDKQAQEIKQEVPNATVERVGEGINVTFDSGVLFGFDKSDLTSAAQSNIQQLAQILNKYPDTYVRVEGHTDGRGTDEYNYGLSERRANAVANYLRNQGVAANRIQAFWYGKRQPKASNDTEEGRAQNRRVEFSIFANEKMKSDAKKESGQ; encoded by the coding sequence ATGAAAAATTTGAACGCGATAGTAGCTATAGTCCTCTCAATGACCATGTTATTCGGTTGTAAAACCTGGCAAGGACTGGATAATACTAAAAAAGGTGCCGCAATAGGTACAGGTGGTGGCGCAGCAGTAGGTGCAGTAATTGGTAAAGCTGCCGGTAATACCGCCCTCGGTGCTATCATAGGCGCAGTAGTAGGCGGCGGCGCTGGTGTCCTCATCGGCAAGAAAATGGACAAACAAGCCCAGGAGATCAAACAGGAAGTCCCTAACGCGACAGTAGAACGCGTGGGAGAAGGTATTAACGTAACCTTCGACTCCGGCGTACTGTTCGGATTCGATAAATCTGACCTCACCTCCGCAGCGCAGTCAAACATCCAGCAGCTGGCACAGATCCTCAACAAATACCCTGATACTTACGTACGGGTAGAAGGTCACACCGATGGCAGAGGTACAGATGAATACAACTATGGCCTATCCGAAAGACGCGCCAACGCAGTAGCTAACTACCTCCGCAATCAGGGCGTAGCCGCTAATCGTATACAGGCTTTCTGGTATGGTAAAAGACAACCTAAAGCGTCTAACGATACAGAAGAAGGTCGCGCACAAAACCGTCGTGTAGAATTCTCCATCTTCGCTAACGAAAAGATGAAGAGCGACGCGAAAAAAGAATCCGGCCAGTAA
- a CDS encoding VanZ family protein has translation MRILRYYMPAIIWVIIVLVLCILPGKDIPHSPLFEKVHMDKIVHFTLFAGSVLFISLGYYWHKKRISELTFLTIVLVASFYGLAIEFIQKYFTSSRSFDMNDVAADVLGAVAGIWLFKLVKRWFIDK, from the coding sequence ATGAGGATTCTTAGATATTATATGCCAGCGATCATTTGGGTTATCATTGTTCTGGTATTGTGTATATTGCCTGGGAAGGATATTCCTCATTCTCCTTTGTTTGAGAAGGTGCATATGGATAAGATCGTACACTTCACTTTATTTGCGGGAAGTGTACTGTTTATCAGCCTGGGATATTACTGGCATAAGAAGCGCATATCTGAGTTAACCTTTCTGACTATTGTATTGGTTGCTTCTTTTTATGGGTTAGCGATCGAGTTTATCCAGAAGTATTTTACCTCCAGCCGTAGTTTTGATATGAATGATGTTGCGGCAGATGTGCTGGGAGCTGTAGCTGGTATCTGGCTATTTAAGCTGGTTAAACGCTGGTTTATAGATAAGTAA
- the gcvH gene encoding glycine cleavage system protein GcvH, which yields MNFPDNLRYTKDHEWVLLEGNTATIGITEFAQRELGDIVFVDIPTVGKKLEAEDVFGTVEAVKTVSDLFLPVAATITAVNEELNDEPELVNTDPYGDGWMVKVTVVNPKDVDALLSAADYAKLIS from the coding sequence ATGAATTTTCCAGATAATCTGCGATACACTAAAGACCACGAATGGGTTTTATTAGAAGGCAATACTGCCACAATTGGTATTACGGAGTTTGCACAACGCGAACTGGGTGATATCGTATTCGTAGATATTCCTACTGTAGGTAAGAAATTAGAAGCTGAAGATGTATTCGGTACCGTTGAAGCTGTTAAGACAGTGTCTGACCTGTTTCTGCCAGTAGCGGCCACTATCACTGCGGTGAATGAGGAACTGAATGACGAGCCTGAACTGGTAAACACGGATCCTTATGGTGACGGATGGATGGTGAAAGTAACGGTTGTTAATCCTAAGGATGTAGATGCGTTATTGAGTGCTGCAGATTATGCGAAACTGATTTCGTAG
- a CDS encoding peptidylprolyl isomerase translates to MKKLLLFSALLVLTVTAMATRKVKVITPYGTMVIRLYDQTPLHRDNFIKLVKAHFYDSLLFHRVIDSFMIQGGDPDSKHAKAGQELGNGDVGYTIPAEFQLDLFHRKGVLAAAREDNPAKASSGAQFYIVMGKRYTDAQLDKIEQTRLGGRKIPLDQREIYKTEGGTPFLDQNYTVFGQVIKGLDVIDKIAAVKRDKNNRPLVDVPMKIRLKRRFLFF, encoded by the coding sequence ATGAAAAAATTGTTACTCTTTTCAGCCCTGTTGGTATTGACGGTGACGGCTATGGCTACACGTAAGGTGAAGGTGATCACCCCTTATGGTACGATGGTGATCCGGTTGTATGACCAGACGCCTTTGCACCGGGATAATTTCATTAAGTTGGTGAAGGCGCATTTTTATGACAGCCTGTTGTTTCACCGGGTGATCGATTCTTTTATGATACAGGGAGGTGATCCGGATTCCAAGCATGCGAAAGCGGGGCAGGAGTTGGGCAATGGCGATGTGGGGTATACGATCCCTGCGGAGTTCCAGCTGGACCTCTTTCACCGGAAGGGGGTGCTGGCAGCGGCACGGGAGGACAATCCGGCGAAGGCCTCCTCGGGAGCGCAGTTTTATATTGTGATGGGAAAGCGATATACAGATGCGCAGTTGGACAAGATAGAGCAGACGCGCTTGGGTGGGCGTAAGATCCCGCTGGATCAGCGGGAGATATATAAAACGGAGGGAGGTACTCCTTTCCTGGATCAGAACTATACGGTATTCGGGCAGGTGATCAAGGGGTTGGATGTGATCGATAAGATTGCGGCGGTGAAGCGGGATAAGAACAATCGTCCGTTGGTGGATGTGCCCATGAAAATCCGGTTGAAGCGTAGATTTTTGTTTTTTTAG
- a CDS encoding GNAT family N-acetyltransferase, with protein sequence MTDIRIIPFQLSLLDTLVTLERTTFQETFPGLYTEQDLHAFLEEKKSAAALQREAAHPDTRYYLLYYGEEVAGYLKLNLYQQPYDGTKLSGPVMQLEKIYVLHAFHGHKLGKALMQKAYEVAAAYGIQSIWLSVWENNLKAQGFYTKEGFSKFGDYNFPVGQHIDHDWLLQKSMA encoded by the coding sequence ATGACGGATATCAGGATCATACCTTTTCAGCTTTCTTTACTGGATACGCTTGTAACATTGGAGCGTACTACTTTCCAGGAGACATTTCCCGGCCTTTATACGGAGCAGGACCTACATGCTTTTCTGGAGGAGAAAAAGAGTGCGGCGGCATTACAACGGGAGGCGGCCCATCCGGATACGCGATATTACCTGTTGTATTACGGGGAAGAGGTAGCCGGCTATCTGAAGCTGAACCTTTACCAGCAGCCATATGACGGGACGAAACTGTCCGGGCCGGTGATGCAACTGGAAAAGATATACGTATTGCATGCTTTTCACGGGCACAAACTGGGAAAGGCGTTGATGCAAAAGGCATATGAGGTGGCGGCAGCGTATGGCATACAATCTATATGGCTGAGTGTGTGGGAGAACAATTTGAAGGCGCAGGGGTTCTATACGAAGGAAGGCTTCAGCAAGTTCGGGGATTACAATTTTCCCGTGGGCCAGCATATAGATCATGACTGGCTGTTGCAGAAAAGCATGGCTTAA
- a CDS encoding AAA family ATPase → MENTSYDIRQLNEKIHQASAFVDLLNLELGKVIVGQRYMVERLLIGLLAQGHVLLEGVPGLAKTLSIKSLSSAINAKFSRIQFTPDLLPADVVGTMIYNQQRNEFVVRRGPIFANFILADEINRAPAKVQSALLEAMQEKQITIGDTTFKLEEPFLVLATQNPIEQEGTYTLPEAQVDRFMLKVVIGYPTKEEERHIIRQNLNPEGATAIQPVIQPADILNARKLVREVYMDEKIERYIIDIVFATRNPEEYKLQKLKPLIAYGGSPRASINLALAAKAYAFTKRRGYVIPEDVRSICFDVMRHRVGLTYEAEAENVTSENILSEILNVVEVP, encoded by the coding sequence ATGGAAAATACTTCGTACGATATCCGTCAACTGAATGAAAAGATCCACCAGGCCAGCGCTTTCGTAGACCTGCTCAACCTCGAACTGGGCAAAGTCATCGTCGGCCAGCGTTATATGGTTGAAAGACTGCTCATCGGCCTCCTCGCCCAGGGGCACGTCCTCCTGGAAGGGGTACCCGGATTGGCTAAAACACTTTCCATCAAGTCCCTGTCATCCGCTATCAATGCCAAATTCAGCCGTATCCAGTTCACACCCGATCTACTCCCTGCTGACGTGGTAGGTACCATGATATACAACCAGCAACGCAACGAATTCGTCGTACGCCGCGGCCCCATCTTCGCCAACTTCATCCTGGCAGATGAGATCAACCGCGCCCCGGCAAAAGTGCAAAGCGCCCTCCTGGAAGCCATGCAGGAAAAACAGATCACCATCGGTGATACCACCTTCAAACTCGAAGAACCCTTCCTCGTACTGGCCACCCAGAACCCGATAGAACAGGAAGGTACCTACACCCTGCCCGAAGCTCAGGTAGACCGCTTCATGCTTAAAGTGGTAATAGGATACCCGACCAAAGAAGAAGAAAGACATATCATCCGCCAGAACCTCAATCCGGAAGGCGCCACCGCTATTCAACCAGTCATCCAGCCTGCCGATATTCTCAACGCCCGTAAACTCGTTCGCGAAGTATACATGGACGAAAAGATCGAACGCTATATCATCGATATCGTATTCGCTACCCGTAACCCGGAAGAATATAAACTGCAGAAACTAAAACCGCTCATCGCGTACGGCGGATCCCCCAGAGCCAGCATCAACCTCGCACTGGCCGCCAAAGCATATGCCTTCACCAAACGCCGTGGATACGTCATCCCCGAAGATGTACGCAGCATCTGCTTCGATGTAATGAGACACCGCGTCGGCCTCACCTACGAAGCCGAAGCTGAAAACGTGACCAGCGAAAACATCCTGAGCGAAATCCTTAACGTAGTAGAAGTGCCTTGA
- a CDS encoding DUF58 domain-containing protein translates to MDTAEILKKVRQIEIKSKGLTNHIFAGEYHSAFKGRGMSFSEVREYQFGDDVRAIDWNVTARFNHPFIKIFEEERELTVMLLVDVSESSVFGTVKQNKRNLLTELCAVLAFSAIKNNDKVGVIFFSDGVEKYIPPKKGKSHILFIVRELLSFTPKRKGTNINETLRFFNNAAKKRSIVFLLSDFLSGNYQDALNIASKRHDMVGIHVYDQRDKELPSVGLIQMADAETGTQQWIDTADKRVRQYYTQQFQQHVQYCRNAFMKSGAELISVRTDEDYVKALQGFFLKRA, encoded by the coding sequence GTGGATACAGCAGAAATACTCAAAAAGGTAAGACAGATCGAAATAAAAAGTAAAGGACTTACCAACCATATTTTTGCAGGCGAATATCACAGCGCCTTCAAAGGAAGAGGTATGTCATTCAGCGAAGTAAGAGAATACCAGTTCGGCGACGACGTACGCGCCATCGACTGGAATGTGACCGCCCGATTCAATCACCCCTTCATAAAAATATTCGAAGAAGAACGCGAACTCACCGTAATGCTGCTCGTCGACGTCAGCGAAAGCTCCGTCTTCGGTACAGTAAAACAAAATAAACGGAACCTGCTCACCGAACTATGCGCAGTACTCGCCTTCTCCGCAATTAAAAACAATGACAAAGTAGGCGTGATATTTTTCTCCGATGGCGTGGAAAAATATATCCCACCCAAAAAAGGAAAATCGCATATCCTCTTCATCGTTCGTGAACTACTGTCCTTTACCCCAAAACGTAAAGGCACCAACATCAACGAAACACTACGGTTCTTCAATAATGCAGCGAAAAAACGTAGTATCGTATTCCTACTCAGCGACTTCCTCTCCGGCAACTATCAGGATGCCCTCAATATCGCCTCCAAAAGACATGATATGGTCGGCATCCACGTCTACGACCAGCGCGATAAAGAACTGCCGTCCGTAGGCCTTATCCAGATGGCAGATGCCGAAACAGGAACACAGCAATGGATAGATACAGCAGATAAAAGAGTAAGACAGTACTACACACAGCAATTCCAGCAACACGTACAGTACTGCCGCAACGCCTTCATGAAAAGTGGCGCAGAACTCATCAGCGTAAGAACCGATGAAGACTACGTCAAGGCATTACAGGGTTTTTTCCTCAAGAGAGCATAA
- a CDS encoding vWA domain-containing protein has protein sequence MDLSIWKNIAFAHPFFFALLLLIPFMVYWQLKRSAKKKGAMRISSLDALKALPVSWKVRFRPLLLVLRLLAFTALVVALARPQTSNTSENIDSEGIDIVLSIDISGSMLAEDLQPNRMEAAKKVAFDFVDRRISDRIGLVIFSGESFTQCPITTDHAVLKNQVMQIKSGMLQDGTAIGMGLATAVDRLRSSKAKSKVIILLTDGVNNTGLVDPLTALEISKAFKIRVYTIGVGTYGKAPFPMTMPDGSIQMQMQDVQIDEPLMKKISTETGGKYFRATSNRELQNIYSEIDKLEKTKVEITSYKRFAEHFFPFAILALACLLLEVLLRYTVFRSLP, from the coding sequence ATGGATTTATCGATCTGGAAAAATATAGCGTTCGCTCACCCCTTCTTCTTCGCACTCCTGCTGCTGATACCCTTCATGGTATACTGGCAGCTCAAACGCAGCGCAAAGAAAAAAGGTGCCATGCGCATCTCCTCCCTCGACGCATTGAAAGCATTGCCGGTATCCTGGAAAGTACGGTTCCGCCCCCTCCTGCTCGTACTGCGCCTCCTGGCCTTCACAGCACTGGTAGTGGCACTGGCTCGCCCGCAAACATCCAATACCTCCGAAAATATCGATAGCGAAGGCATCGATATCGTACTCAGCATCGACATCTCCGGTAGTATGCTCGCCGAAGACCTCCAACCCAACAGGATGGAAGCAGCTAAAAAAGTAGCCTTCGACTTCGTCGACCGCCGCATCAGCGACCGTATCGGCCTCGTCATCTTCTCCGGCGAAAGCTTCACCCAATGCCCCATCACCACCGATCACGCCGTACTCAAAAACCAGGTCATGCAGATCAAAAGCGGCATGCTCCAGGATGGTACCGCCATCGGGATGGGCCTCGCCACCGCAGTAGATCGGCTCCGTAGCAGCAAAGCCAAAAGTAAGGTCATCATCCTCCTCACCGATGGTGTCAACAATACCGGCCTCGTCGATCCGCTCACCGCCCTCGAAATCAGCAAAGCATTTAAGATACGCGTATATACCATCGGTGTCGGCACCTATGGCAAAGCGCCATTCCCCATGACCATGCCCGATGGCAGCATCCAAATGCAAATGCAGGACGTACAGATCGATGAGCCACTCATGAAAAAGATCTCCACCGAAACCGGGGGTAAATACTTCCGCGCTACCAGCAACCGAGAATTACAGAATATCTATAGCGAGATCGATAAACTCGAAAAGACCAAAGTAGAGATCACCTCCTACAAACGGTTCGCAGAACACTTTTTCCCCTTCGCCATACTGGCACTTGCCTGCCTCCTGCTCGAAGTACTGCTGCGATATACCGTATTCAGAAGCTTACCGTAA
- the rsgA gene encoding ribosome small subunit-dependent GTPase A, giving the protein MQATIYKSTGSWYLTKTDEGVSYQARMKGLFKKDEDITSTNPIAVGDRVEIVEEDKDAGTAMITAIGDRRNYIVRSSPQGRHKKHIVAANLDQAMLICTVKEPRTSQGFIDRFLVTAAAYHIPVILVFNKKDLFKQKEIEKYAELEEVYTNIGYKVLLISAAKDASMAAVEEQLHNRTTLMSGHSGVGKSSIINRLLPELQLKTKEVSGWSGKGLHTTTFAEMFDLPGGGRLIDTPGVREFGIVDIPKTELSHYFLEMQPYITQCQFNNCLHINEPGCAVKKAVQEGEIDAERYVSYATMLDTIQEELY; this is encoded by the coding sequence TTGCAGGCAACTATATACAAATCTACCGGCAGCTGGTACCTCACCAAAACAGACGAAGGCGTTAGCTACCAGGCCCGCATGAAAGGGCTGTTCAAAAAAGATGAGGATATCACCTCTACCAACCCTATCGCCGTAGGCGACAGGGTAGAGATCGTAGAGGAAGATAAAGACGCAGGTACCGCTATGATCACCGCCATCGGCGACCGTCGCAACTATATCGTGCGCAGCTCCCCACAGGGCCGCCATAAAAAACATATCGTAGCCGCCAACCTCGACCAGGCCATGCTCATCTGCACCGTCAAAGAACCCCGTACCTCACAGGGATTCATCGACCGGTTCCTCGTCACCGCCGCCGCATACCATATACCAGTCATCCTGGTATTCAATAAAAAAGACTTGTTCAAACAGAAAGAGATAGAAAAATACGCAGAACTGGAAGAAGTGTATACCAACATCGGCTACAAAGTACTGCTCATATCCGCCGCAAAAGACGCCTCCATGGCCGCTGTCGAAGAACAATTACATAACAGGACCACCCTCATGTCCGGCCACTCCGGCGTCGGGAAATCCTCTATTATCAACAGGCTCCTGCCCGAATTACAACTGAAAACAAAAGAAGTAAGCGGATGGAGCGGCAAAGGCCTCCACACCACCACCTTCGCCGAAATGTTCGACCTCCCAGGTGGTGGCCGCCTCATCGATACCCCCGGCGTAAGAGAGTTCGGGATCGTAGATATCCCCAAAACAGAACTATCCCACTACTTCCTCGAAATGCAACCCTACATCACCCAATGCCAGTTTAATAACTGCCTGCATATTAATGAACCGGGATGCGCTGTAAAGAAAGCCGTTCAAGAAGGCGAAATAGATGCAGAACGCTATGTTAGCTATGCTACCATGCTCGATACTATACAGGAAGAATTATATTGA
- a CDS encoding gamma carbonic anhydrase family protein produces the protein MPVILPVKGVLPQLGENCFVAPNATIVGDVITGSDCSIWFNAVVRGDVNSIRMGDKVNVQDGAVIHCTYEKTQTVIGNNVSIGHNAIVHGCTVEDNVLIGMGAIVMDNAYIERNTIIAAGAVILEGTRVESGTIWAGVPAKKVKEINKEATHGEIDRIANNYLMYSEWFK, from the coding sequence ATGCCTGTTATATTACCAGTTAAGGGAGTTCTTCCGCAATTAGGCGAGAATTGTTTTGTAGCGCCGAATGCTACTATTGTCGGAGATGTTATCACGGGGAGTGATTGCAGTATCTGGTTCAACGCGGTGGTGCGTGGAGATGTGAATAGTATCCGCATGGGTGATAAGGTGAATGTACAGGATGGTGCGGTGATCCATTGCACGTATGAGAAGACGCAGACGGTGATCGGTAACAATGTATCTATTGGGCACAATGCGATCGTGCATGGTTGTACGGTGGAGGACAATGTGCTGATCGGTATGGGTGCGATCGTGATGGACAATGCTTATATCGAGCGCAATACGATCATAGCGGCGGGAGCGGTGATACTGGAAGGTACCCGGGTGGAGTCGGGGACGATATGGGCGGGTGTACCCGCCAAGAAGGTGAAAGAGATCAATAAGGAGGCGACGCATGGTGAGATAGACCGTATTGCGAATAACTACCTGATGTACAGTGAATGGTTTAAATAA
- a CDS encoding aspartate aminotransferase family protein: protein MNNRQIFLRNVAQTSDAPLALEIVKAEGMYMWDANGKKILDLIAGISVCNVGHCHPAVVNAIQTQAAQYMHLLVYGELVQSPQVAYAQLLVNHLPGSLNSVYFTNSGAEAIEGAMKLSKRYTGRTEIIAFKNSYHGSTQGALSILGDEYWRNAYRPLLPDIQHLDYNQFEAIDHITTRTACVIAETVQGEAGGKVPQQEWLQALRAKCTEVGALLVLDEVQCGMGRNGSLWAFEQFGIIPDILILGKALGGGMPLGAFIADRNIMWSLTSDPVLGHITTFGGHPVNCAAGMAGMQALLAENLLDTVHQKSQWFREYLQHPAIKSVRGMGLLLAVELENFTLNKQVIDYCIENGVLTDWFLFAPECIRIAPPLIITQEQIRVACDTILAGLDKFAGKKR, encoded by the coding sequence ATGAACAACAGGCAAATATTCCTGCGGAATGTAGCGCAGACCTCCGATGCCCCGCTCGCATTGGAAATCGTCAAAGCAGAAGGAATGTACATGTGGGACGCAAATGGCAAAAAAATACTGGACCTCATCGCCGGCATAAGCGTGTGTAACGTCGGCCATTGCCACCCCGCTGTAGTGAATGCCATCCAGACACAGGCCGCCCAATACATGCACCTCCTGGTATATGGCGAACTGGTACAATCCCCGCAGGTAGCCTACGCACAACTGTTAGTCAATCACCTCCCCGGATCGCTCAACAGCGTATATTTCACCAACTCCGGCGCTGAAGCAATAGAAGGTGCCATGAAACTCTCCAAACGCTACACCGGCAGAACAGAGATCATCGCTTTCAAAAATAGCTATCATGGCTCCACACAAGGTGCCCTCAGCATCCTGGGCGACGAATACTGGCGCAATGCCTACCGACCCCTCCTCCCGGATATACAACACCTCGATTATAATCAGTTCGAGGCCATAGATCATATCACCACCCGCACCGCCTGCGTGATCGCAGAAACCGTGCAGGGAGAAGCGGGAGGTAAAGTCCCCCAACAGGAATGGCTGCAAGCCCTGCGCGCAAAATGTACCGAAGTAGGCGCACTGCTCGTACTCGATGAAGTACAGTGCGGCATGGGGCGCAATGGCTCATTATGGGCATTCGAACAATTCGGTATCATCCCCGATATACTCATCCTGGGTAAAGCATTGGGTGGCGGCATGCCCCTCGGCGCTTTCATCGCCGATCGCAACATCATGTGGAGCCTCACCTCAGACCCCGTACTGGGCCATATCACCACCTTCGGTGGCCACCCGGTCAACTGCGCCGCAGGCATGGCCGGCATGCAGGCGCTCCTCGCCGAAAACCTGCTCGATACCGTCCACCAGAAATCACAGTGGTTCCGCGAATACCTCCAACATCCCGCCATCAAAAGCGTCCGGGGAATGGGCCTCCTCCTCGCCGTAGAGTTGGAAAATTTCACTCTCAATAAACAAGTGATCGACTATTGCATAGAAAATGGCGTACTCACAGACTGGTTCCTCTTCGCGCCCGAATGCATACGCATAGCGCCTCCGCTCATCATCACGCAAGAACAGATACGTGTCGCCTGCGACACCATCCTCGCCGGTTTAGATAAATTCGCTGGGAAAAAAAGATAG
- a CDS encoding DUF5686 family protein, with protein MITVTSIIVWFSSELKAQQYKISGLIRDAHSQEVIPFATLRFAGTNTGMVSDAEGKFLFELNSIPSDSLQVRVMGYRLTSLPVRRSEREQVINFDISRSDVSLKEYEIKANVNFALLLLKKIVAHKPKNDYKQYDNYKYEVYNKLELDLQHLDKEKLSKNVFTKPFSFILNNIDSTSEDKPFLPVFLTESLSDYYYQRSPEKTKEIIKGSRTSGIDNASVSRYLGGMYQNINIYDNFIPVFNKQFVSPIHSNGGLYYRYKIADTQYISGQRYIKLNFVPKRSGENAFIGDLWVEDSTYAIQKTTLSVPSEANVNFVRRVSLVQEFQRMPDSSWFLYKDKFVADFWAPSPRPGKTINFVGRKTTSYDHILINDTTVTDIFSNKLYSQHIVLLDGANKQQDSFWAHARHEGLSKNEQSIYKMVDTLQKIPLFRKYSNTLKFLGTGYKQFGAIEWGPYYYLLSRNRLEGFRLRLDLGTTPQFSKDVYLYGYLAYGFDDKVFKGKMSALWLLSRHPRSYIYAAYTRDLDNGATYYDEVGTDNIFSLAIRKNDVPQKFMMIRETRLEHFKEYYSGFSHHVSLVHKQFRPFAPLPLETMYPRKDSDHDPFTNTEVALKLRYAYHEEFLEGNYYRYSLGSRYPIVELKLAAGLSGVMQGGNSYQKLSLSVSDKVKLPPFGSFYYNVFGGKIYGTLPYMLLEVHPGNEIYYYNKYAFNMMNRFEFISDQYAGFNVEHTIGNGLFGYIPLIKKLKWRQFWTAKGIIGSLSPENQQLNLNHGYPFRTLAGNPYLEVGTGIENIFKFLRVDFVWRLAPAPLPEEGANRRFGVFGSFKLQF; from the coding sequence ATGATAACTGTCACAAGTATAATTGTTTGGTTTTCAAGTGAATTAAAAGCACAACAGTATAAGATCAGTGGACTCATCAGAGATGCGCATTCCCAGGAGGTGATCCCCTTTGCCACTTTACGTTTTGCGGGTACCAACACAGGTATGGTGAGTGATGCCGAAGGCAAATTCCTTTTTGAACTAAACAGTATACCATCGGATTCGTTGCAGGTAAGGGTCATGGGTTACCGGCTGACGAGCTTACCTGTGCGACGAAGTGAACGTGAGCAGGTGATCAATTTTGACATCAGCAGATCGGATGTGTCGTTAAAAGAGTATGAGATAAAGGCCAACGTGAATTTTGCTTTGCTGCTGTTAAAAAAGATCGTTGCTCATAAGCCAAAGAACGACTATAAGCAGTATGACAATTACAAGTACGAGGTGTACAACAAGCTGGAGTTGGATCTGCAACATCTCGACAAGGAAAAGTTGTCCAAGAATGTTTTCACCAAACCTTTTTCCTTTATCCTTAACAATATAGACAGCACTTCTGAGGACAAGCCGTTCCTGCCGGTGTTCCTGACGGAGTCGTTGTCGGATTATTATTATCAGCGTAGCCCTGAGAAGACGAAAGAGATCATTAAAGGCAGTCGTACTTCTGGTATTGACAATGCCAGTGTAAGCCGGTATCTGGGTGGGATGTATCAGAACATTAACATCTATGACAATTTCATACCGGTATTTAACAAACAGTTTGTGAGCCCGATACATTCCAATGGTGGTCTTTATTACCGGTATAAGATTGCGGATACACAGTATATCAGCGGGCAGCGGTATATTAAGCTGAACTTTGTGCCGAAACGTTCGGGGGAGAATGCGTTCATTGGTGATCTGTGGGTGGAAGATTCTACCTATGCGATACAGAAGACCACGTTGTCGGTACCGAGTGAGGCCAATGTGAACTTCGTACGTAGAGTCAGCCTGGTGCAGGAATTCCAGCGAATGCCTGACAGCAGCTGGTTCCTGTATAAAGATAAATTTGTAGCAGACTTCTGGGCTCCCAGTCCACGCCCCGGAAAGACCATTAATTTTGTTGGCCGCAAGACTACTTCCTACGATCATATCCTCATCAACGATACTACCGTTACCGATATATTCAGCAACAAATTATACTCTCAGCACATTGTGTTGCTGGATGGCGCTAACAAACAGCAAGACTCATTCTGGGCGCACGCGCGGCATGAGGGGTTGAGTAAAAATGAGCAAAGTATTTACAAGATGGTAGATACTTTGCAGAAGATACCCTTGTTCAGGAAGTACAGTAATACGCTGAAGTTTCTTGGTACGGGTTATAAACAATTCGGAGCGATAGAGTGGGGGCCTTATTATTATCTGTTGAGCCGTAACCGGCTGGAGGGTTTCCGTTTGCGACTGGACCTGGGGACGACGCCGCAGTTCAGCAAAGATGTATACCTGTATGGTTATCTCGCGTATGGCTTTGATGATAAGGTATTCAAGGGTAAGATGAGTGCTTTGTGGTTATTGAGCCGTCATCCGCGGTCTTATATCTATGCTGCCTATACGAGAGATCTTGATAATGGGGCGACCTATTACGATGAGGTGGGTACGGACAATATCTTTTCGTTGGCGATACGTAAAAATGATGTGCCGCAGAAGTTCATGATGATACGGGAGACGCGGCTGGAGCATTTCAAGGAGTATTACAGTGGGTTCTCCCATCATGTATCGCTGGTGCATAAGCAGTTCCGTCCGTTTGCGCCTTTGCCGCTGGAGACGATGTATCCACGTAAGGATAGTGATCATGATCCTTTTACGAACACGGAAGTGGCATTAAAGCTGCGGTATGCTTACCATGAGGAATTCCTGGAGGGCAACTATTACCGCTATAGCCTGGGGAGCCGTTATCCTATTGTGGAGTTGAAACTGGCGGCGGGTTTATCAGGAGTCATGCAAGGTGGTAATTCGTATCAGAAGCTATCGCTGAGTGTATCCGACAAGGTGAAGTTGCCTCCATTTGGTAGTTTTTATTATAATGTATTTGGCGGTAAGATATACGGTACGTTGCCTTATATGTTGCTGGAAGTGCATCCGGGTAACGAGATCTATTATTACAATAAGTATGCGTTTAATATGATGAACCGTTTTGAGTTCATCAGCGACCAGTATGCTGGTTTCAATGTAGAGCATACGATAGGGAATGGATTGTTCGGATACATTCCGCTTATCAAGAAGCTGAAGTGGCGTCAGTTCTGGACGGCCAAGGGTATTATCGGCAGCTTGTCGCCGGAGAATCAGCAATTGAACCTAAATCACGGTTATCCTTTCCGTACGCTGGCTGGCAATCCGTACCTCGAGGTGGGTACTGGTATAGAGAACATCTTTAAGTTCCTGCGGGTGGATTTTGTATGGCGGCTCGCGCCGGCTCCTTTACCGGAGGAGGGTGCCAACAGGCGTTTTGGTGTATTTGGCAGCTTCAAGTTGCAGTTCTAA